A stretch of the Erinaceus europaeus chromosome 1, mEriEur2.1, whole genome shotgun sequence genome encodes the following:
- the RASGEF1A gene encoding ras-GEF domain-containing family member 1A isoform X2 — protein MPQTALVLASTLGPGCSAQGRPGMGERGARGSEDLVFQDGRLVSGSLEALMEHLVPTADYYPDRTYIFTFLLSSRVFIRPHDLLARVGRICLEQRRQLEAGPEKAKLKCFSARVVQLLKEWTEAFPYDFQDETVMAELKAITHRVAQCDEEGGTVKKAIAQMTQSLPLALAARGQRQELRDKLCSPALDRGPVLKAKPPAAQKDILGVCCDPLVLAQQLTHIELERVGSIRPEDLMQILSHMDSRDKHRCRGDPAKTRSLEAYDDWFDCLSMLVATEVVKKKHRTRVLEFLIDVARECFNIGNFNSMMAIISGMNLSPVARLKKTWSKVKTAKFDVLEHHMDPSSNFCNYRTALQGAMQRSQTANSSREKVVIPVFNLFVKDMYFLHKIHTNHLPNGHVNFKKFWEISRQIHEFMAWTQVECPFEKDKKIQSYLLTAPVYSEEALFVASFESEGPENHMEKDSWKALRTTLLNRA, from the exons ATGCCCCAGACGGCCCTGGTCTTGGCCAGCACCCTCGGGCCCGGCTGTAGCGCACAGGGGCGGCCCGGCATGGGGGAGCGAGGGGCCAGGGGCTCCGAGGACCTCGTCTTCCAGGACGGACGcctcgtctctggctccctggaGGCCCTGATGGAGCACCTGGTGCCCACGGCGGACTACTACCCTGAC AGGACCTACATCTTCACTTTTCTTCTGAGCTCCCGGGTCTTCATCCGGCCCCACGACCTGCTGGCCCGCGTGGGGCGGATCTGCCTGGAGCAGCGGCGGCAGCTGGAGGCGGGGCCCGAGAAG GCGAAGCTCAAGTGCTTCTCAGCCAGGGTCGTGCAGCTGCTGAAGGAGTGGACAGAGGCCTTCCCCTACGACTTCCAGGACGAGACGGTCATGGCGGAGCTGAAGGCCATCACCCACAGGGTCGCGCAGTGTGACGAG GAGGGCGGCACGGTGAAGAAGGCCATCGCGCAGATGACCCAGAGCCTGCCGCTGGCCCTGGCCGCGCGGGGCCAGCGGCAGGAGCTGCGGGACAAGCTGTGCTCTCCggccctggacagaggacccgtGCTCAAGGCCAAGCCGCCGGCCGCGCAGAAGGACATCCTGGGCGTGTGCTGTGACCCCCTGGTGCTGGCCCAGCAGCTGACGCACATCGAGCTG GAGAGGGTCGGCAGCATCCGCCCCGAGGACCTCATGCAGATCCTCAGCCACATGGACTCCCGGGACAAGCACAGG TGCCGAGGGGACCCTGCCAAGACCCGCAGCCTGGAGGCCTACGACGACTGGTTCGACTGCCTCAGCATGCTGGTGGCCACCGAG gtggtgaagaagaAGCACCGGACCCGCGTGCTGGAGTTCCTCATCGACGTGGCCCGGGAGTGCTTCAACATCGGCAACTTCAACTCCATGATGGCCATCATCT CTGGCATGAACCTCAGTCCTGTGGCACGGCTGAAGAAAACGTGGTCCAAAGTCAAGACGGCCAAGTTCGACGTCTTGGAG CACCACATGGACCCATCCAGCAACTTCTGCAACTACCGCACGGCCCTGCAGGGGGCCATGCAGAGGTCCCAGACGGCCAACAGCAGCCGAGAGAAGGTCGTCATCCCCGTGTTCAATCTCTTCGTGAAGGACATGTACTTTCTGCACAAGATCCACACCAACCACCTGCCCAACGGGCACGTCAACTTCAAG AAGTTCTGGGAGATCTCCAGACAGATCCACGAGTTCATGGCGTGGACCCAGGTGGAGTGTCCCTTTGAGAAGGACAAGAAGATTCAGAGTTACCTGCTCACAGCGCCAGTCTACAGCGAGGAAG CTCTCTTCGTCGCCTCCTTTGAGAGTGAAGGCCCCGAGAACCACATGGAGAAGGACAGCTGGAAGGCCCTGAG GACCACACTCCTTAACAGGGCCTGA
- the RASGEF1A gene encoding ras-GEF domain-containing family member 1A isoform X1 produces MPQTALVLASTLGPGCSAQGRPGMGERGARGSEDLVFQDGRLVSGSLEALMEHLVPTADYYPDRTYIFTFLLSSRVFIRPHDLLARVGRICLEQRRQLEAGPEKAKLKCFSARVVQLLKEWTEAFPYDFQDETVMAELKAITHRVAQCDEEGGTVKKAIAQMTQSLPLALAARGQRQELRDKLCSPALDRGPVLKAKPPAAQKDILGVCCDPLVLAQQLTHIELERVGSIRPEDLMQILSHMDSRDKHRCRGDPAKTRSLEAYDDWFDCLSMLVATEVCRVVKKKHRTRVLEFLIDVARECFNIGNFNSMMAIISGMNLSPVARLKKTWSKVKTAKFDVLEHHMDPSSNFCNYRTALQGAMQRSQTANSSREKVVIPVFNLFVKDMYFLHKIHTNHLPNGHVNFKKFWEISRQIHEFMAWTQVECPFEKDKKIQSYLLTAPVYSEEALFVASFESEGPENHMEKDSWKALRTTLLNRA; encoded by the exons ATGCCCCAGACGGCCCTGGTCTTGGCCAGCACCCTCGGGCCCGGCTGTAGCGCACAGGGGCGGCCCGGCATGGGGGAGCGAGGGGCCAGGGGCTCCGAGGACCTCGTCTTCCAGGACGGACGcctcgtctctggctccctggaGGCCCTGATGGAGCACCTGGTGCCCACGGCGGACTACTACCCTGAC AGGACCTACATCTTCACTTTTCTTCTGAGCTCCCGGGTCTTCATCCGGCCCCACGACCTGCTGGCCCGCGTGGGGCGGATCTGCCTGGAGCAGCGGCGGCAGCTGGAGGCGGGGCCCGAGAAG GCGAAGCTCAAGTGCTTCTCAGCCAGGGTCGTGCAGCTGCTGAAGGAGTGGACAGAGGCCTTCCCCTACGACTTCCAGGACGAGACGGTCATGGCGGAGCTGAAGGCCATCACCCACAGGGTCGCGCAGTGTGACGAG GAGGGCGGCACGGTGAAGAAGGCCATCGCGCAGATGACCCAGAGCCTGCCGCTGGCCCTGGCCGCGCGGGGCCAGCGGCAGGAGCTGCGGGACAAGCTGTGCTCTCCggccctggacagaggacccgtGCTCAAGGCCAAGCCGCCGGCCGCGCAGAAGGACATCCTGGGCGTGTGCTGTGACCCCCTGGTGCTGGCCCAGCAGCTGACGCACATCGAGCTG GAGAGGGTCGGCAGCATCCGCCCCGAGGACCTCATGCAGATCCTCAGCCACATGGACTCCCGGGACAAGCACAGG TGCCGAGGGGACCCTGCCAAGACCCGCAGCCTGGAGGCCTACGACGACTGGTTCGACTGCCTCAGCATGCTGGTGGCCACCGAGGTGTGCCGG gtggtgaagaagaAGCACCGGACCCGCGTGCTGGAGTTCCTCATCGACGTGGCCCGGGAGTGCTTCAACATCGGCAACTTCAACTCCATGATGGCCATCATCT CTGGCATGAACCTCAGTCCTGTGGCACGGCTGAAGAAAACGTGGTCCAAAGTCAAGACGGCCAAGTTCGACGTCTTGGAG CACCACATGGACCCATCCAGCAACTTCTGCAACTACCGCACGGCCCTGCAGGGGGCCATGCAGAGGTCCCAGACGGCCAACAGCAGCCGAGAGAAGGTCGTCATCCCCGTGTTCAATCTCTTCGTGAAGGACATGTACTTTCTGCACAAGATCCACACCAACCACCTGCCCAACGGGCACGTCAACTTCAAG AAGTTCTGGGAGATCTCCAGACAGATCCACGAGTTCATGGCGTGGACCCAGGTGGAGTGTCCCTTTGAGAAGGACAAGAAGATTCAGAGTTACCTGCTCACAGCGCCAGTCTACAGCGAGGAAG CTCTCTTCGTCGCCTCCTTTGAGAGTGAAGGCCCCGAGAACCACATGGAGAAGGACAGCTGGAAGGCCCTGAG GACCACACTCCTTAACAGGGCCTGA